The Nicotiana sylvestris chromosome 6, ASM39365v2, whole genome shotgun sequence genomic sequence gattcgtagttttagcgttgtttgatgtgattcgagggttggattaacttcgtatgatgtattaggattggttggtatgtttggttgaggtcccgagggcctcgagtgagttttggatgcttaacggaagtgaatttggacttaggcaaatTCTGAAGTTTGCTGCTTCGGGTATTTTTGTACCTGCAGTGAGGAGCCCGCAGGTGCGGCCTGCAGAAGCGAAGAAAGAGGTCATAGGTGCAGTCTGGGGCATGAAGACCAGCGGTTGCAGATGCGACttaagaaccgcagaagcggaccgcatctgcgaagagTGGAGCGCATGTGCTGCTCCTAAGTGTTTAATGAAATCTCGCAGGTGCGGGTCCCCAGCCGCAAAAgcgggatcgcagatgcggccccatGACCTTAGAAGCGAAAATCACTGGGCAAAAATataaatcgagggtttgagttcataactttgaaaatcaaattggagctcggggtaAGGCGATTCTATGGGTATTTTGAAGAAGAccattgggtaatgattcctaatccCTTTTTGATTGTATCCCACTAATCTAAACTTAAATTCATCaattaatttcggatttggggtgaaaattgggagaATTGAGGAAAAGTTCTTAGATCGAGTTTTGGGATTTTTATCGAGGTTTTGGTATCGGGTTTGAGtgattttgatatggttagattcgtgagtgaatgggtgttgaTAACCGTagtttttacccgattctgagacgtgggcccgaggtggatttttgggcgtttttctaaTTTCTCGCCGTAGctttaaatttatttgttaaattagttgtttgtagttttatttacgttatgtaattgattttattagatttgggccactcggagttcgATACTCGGGCAAGAGCGTGAGATCGGATtaatttgagctggttcgagataagtggcttgcaaaaccttgtgtgggggaactttccttaggatttggtattgttgttataggAATGCCGcatacgtgaggtgacaagtgcttacacgtgctaattattggaaaaccccgttttcattaagtaaatatataTGTTTCCTTTTGGTTGAACACTACTTGTATTTTAAAGCCtattgtttagcttaggaaagcatgcttaagtGACTTAGCTGTTCTATCTGCTTAAACtgtttacttgaattctgtgcagcatgtttagatattatatataaaatattaataaaatatttaaattcaaaatctCAAAAGATATAAATATTTCACGaattaaatgctaaataaatctaatatattattaaaaaaaatttaactaaACGCACAAATATTTAAACTCTAAGGCacataattaaaaaaaacgaaTAGATTACGTTTACATATTATAAGTAATTGTCCAATATAAGATATATCATGTGGACATtttcaaataaataaagaatGATGTGCATATCTTCAAaaagtataaatagatcttttaagtattttttggcatttttctaaTACAAGATATATCATTTGTAGAtctttaattataaaaatatttgatATGCATATGTTCATGGAACATACTGCTATCCttaagataatatatatatatatatatatatatatatatatatatatatatagctattaTAAGTTTTACATTAAAGTTATATTTGCTTAAATATTTAGAATTATAATCTTAGAAAGTCTGCATGGCTGTTACAGAGGGGTAATTTTACAAATAGCGTACTGTCGTAAAGATGGTTGTTGCTCTTATAGGCAGAATGCTGTTATAAAGAggtaaaatataatataaaaaattagTTTTGAAAAAAACTAGACTTTTATAATGAATGGTTATTATATAGGGATGTTATAGAGGTATGACTGTAGTCCTTTGGTTTCCCCAGAAGACGCAACTTTTGACAAAGTAATGGCAATACTAAATACTGCATAGTTACTATGTCTATGAACAGTAGACATATTAATTTTTGGCAAAGGTTTGGCTCATTTTATTTGTTGCTTTTTGGTCTATGAAAACAATAGTCTTTGGCTCATTCTATTTGTTACCAAACAATGAGACGCAATCGTAGATCCAGCCTTGGAAGTTCTCTCGCTTTTTTCGTCTATGAACAATGTCTTAtccagaaaaagaaaacaatggTCTTCATACCCAAATTTTTTCATTCATCACTAAATTATGATTTTGTGGTCTTCATGAACTATGAAGCATGAAATTTTATACTTTAGTACTTCAAAAACCAAATATGAAAGCCCAGGACTCGACCTATTTATTACCCCTGTGGCTTCGGATCCCTGATAAGAATGACATTATTAATGTACTTTGTGTGTAAAGGGAGAAGATATCGTGCAGTTATGTTATACAAAATACCGTTTTCCAGTCAATTTTGATATAGAGAATGATGAAGTTAAGCATTTGATATTGCACTGCCTTTCCGTAACATTAAGCAATCAGCAATAATTCTAAAATCTTAGTTAATATTCTTTTACAAAACCAGTGAATCTCacttcttctaattttatacttTGCCGAGTAGGTGGTAATAGGTGTTTTGGATTTAAAAATTAACAATAACAATGTAAGTACTTTAAATAGGAGAAGAGAAATGAACAAAAAAATATGTTAACGACTTTTTGGGCAAAATATGAAAACGTTAATTTATTGCCCAAGAAATAACACTTTATGTTCTTTTCTCTTCTCATATTTGAGATACTTATATTGTTAattgttaatttttataaatttatgaGATACTATAGAATTTTTTTTATCCATATGCATGTAAAAGTTATCTAttctctattttttcttttcttctttactcCCTCTTTCCTACCATTACTTTccgtaaaaaaaaaattctatttcTTTCACTTatatctttttttattattactcCAATATAATACATGGATTGACAGTCATGATTAATAACTAGGATTCACTAAAGTGATCTATTTATTTCAGTCATTGAAATTCTCAATGTACTATGCGTAAATTGACCTTGATTAGTGTACGCTTGTGGTGGAGGTCTTATATACCCAACTGATGTTTACCATTGGATACAAGTAACACTAAATTTATTCATGAGAAGAGATATTAAGAATTTCACCCAAACGGATGAAAAGTAATATCTTGAATTCTCATGTGTAGAAAACGGGAGGACAATTTGATTTAAGAGACGATCTATATACTCTTTACACAAAAGGAAGGACATAATATATGTCTTGTGCTCATGGAACAATTATAAGGATAATAGAAAGCATGATCATATTTATTTTAATCTATGAAAATACCTAAAACGGTTATTCTTTAAATTTGGGCATAGATTTGGAGGTCATGATTTTGACGAACTCCAATTGACCTGAAATTTGGTCCATTGAAAACGAGCAGGTGAGAAACACTCATTGCTAATCATTTCATTTTTTGGTGtttcgaggtcgtttagatgGGGTTTTAAGTAGTTTATTAGCTTAAATGAGttttaaatatgaaaaattattctttatatCATTTTTATTTGTGTTAAATCTAGAACATGGTTACACATGTTGATTTAACTTGATATGATACATGTAAAGAATATAAATCATGTTGATTTAATCTCATAATTTGCCTAAAATAATCCGAATTTGGTCTAGTTTTGGTGATCATCATCTCCAATTGACTTGAAATTTGGTGGGTTCATCGGAAACAACCTGATAAAAAATACTCAATGCTATGCATTGAATTATGTCGAATTTCGGCAGTTCAGGGTCATTTAGACGGGTGTTTTTTTGGGCAGTTTGTGGGATTAAAATATGATTTAGATATGAAAAGTCATTCCTTTTATGTCGGTCTTATTTCGTTAAATCTTTTTTTTAGCAAACCACTAGGCGAAGTGCCTAGGGATagtttttataaatataataaaacaataaaacaaaGTAGCTTGTTGTCTTACGATGACCTATTATCAGTTTCGGGCTTATCGTACCCAAAACTAATATTACAAAGTGGTCtaataaaaatatgaaataaaacgtCTAAAACATGTATACAAACTAGTCTATTGCAGACATAGCCACTATCTACAATTGCGCACATTTGCTTGCCAAAGTGGTACATCAAGATGTATAGCTCCATGTGTGTGTAATCCAACTTCAAATCATGTGTTAGACTCTTTCACATATAAGATTTGCATTTCTTTGATGTTGCAAAAGTAAGTGTCAAAAAGTGGCTATTTGCTGCATCCAGCACTGCCCAACAACATTTGCACCTGATGATTGTGCATTTTAGCATCCATTTTTCTGGCTTGATCGTTGTCTGAAAATACGTAATTTCACCCAGCATGTATTCCTTGTATATCCTGCTTGATGACATTGCTGAGCTCCTCCATTTGGTGCTATTCAATTTTTCCAAAAACTCAACTAAAAGCACTGCCTCGGCCATATAAAACTGGGCACCTATGCTAACTTACCTGTTATAATGAAGTTGTTGTGTGATCTTCAGCATATTCTGTTGTTGTTTCTGTATCAAACCATTCCTGGGATAGTGCACTAAAGCATTGTACTTGGGTTTTACCCCACAGCACCTCCCTTGATCCCATTTTTGTTAAGCAAATTGCAGTATCTATCCTTGTTCCCTgcaaaattttctgggcagtCCAGTGTTGCAGATCCATTATTGTATGCCTCTTTGAGGTAAAAGGCTACTGGACTTCAAACTAGATCTTGGGTCACTATAATAACTTATGTAGAGTACAGACTTGTGATACCAAGTCTCAAAAGCAATGACTATCCATAGTGCCCTCAAAATGTGACTTTTTCCCATGCTTGTGCCTACCCTCAAATCTCCTCTAGTGGAATGAGTACATTATACTAATACCACCAACTGAAAGTTACTCAAAGAGTAGGGCATAGATACAGTAACATCTCCTGCAAAAAAACCATGTTAGTGTAAAACTTCATCACTATGATCACCTCCCTAAGGAGATGAACATGGTTATTGTCTGTGTAATCTCCCACTGAACCAAGGTGCTTAGCCTTGATTTTTGCCTGACTCCCTGTATATGTTGTTTATCTACTTGAGTACATTGGGTTTATGATTCTCAAGGTAAGACTTTCACGCATATTCTTACTAGTTTCAACTATGCACCAGACATGTACATAGCTTAGCCAGTAGATTTAGTTAAAATTTGCATGTGTTTTCTACTATTGGATTGAGTGAAAACTTATGTGCCTCATTTACTACATCCTTGAGGTGTTGATATGAATTTGGATATCATCCCAGAACACTCCTTTGGTTCCCAGATTTGTTTGCCAAAAGCATCTGCATATCATCAGAATTTATAACTGCAAAGTGCTCTTCCTTGCTTCTATGTTTATGCCTACCTCCAATTCCCACCAAGTGGAATGAGTACTAAGTACTAATACCACCAAGTGGAAGTTCCTCAAAGGATAGGGCATAGGGACAGTAACTTTTCcagcaaaaaacaaaacaaagttAGTGAAAAATATCATCACCATGCTCTCCTCCATAAAGATTTGAGGATGGCAACTGAATGTGTAAGCTCCAGCCTTCCCTTCTGCCATTTTTCCTACCTCACCTCCTAATTATTTGCATCTTTTACTATTAAATATGGTCATTGAATCTTGTCTTCATTCACTATCCTTCTGCGTTGTGAGTCTAGGTGGCAGAAATCATGACACTAAATATTGCCAATATCAAGTGCATAATTTGCTAAGTGATCGGCCAGCTTGTTCCCCTCTCTAAATATGTGTGACACCCTAACATTAACCCCTCCATCAGAGTCTTGATCTCCTCCACATATTCCACAATACCCCTATGTGGTTTCTATGATCCCTCTATTTAGCGATGAATCAGTTTGTAACCAGATCTGTGTGAAATTCAGTGTTCTACACAACCTTAACGCCTCCACTATTGCTACTGCCTCTGCTTTATTATTTGATCCTTCGGCAATCACCCTTCCTAGAGCATACCTTACATCACCAGATTCATCTCTCAAACAATAACCAATTGTACTTCTTCCAGGATTCCCTCTAGATGATCCATCAGTGTTCACTTTGATCCATCCCTCCAATGGAAATTCCCAGATTACTTTTTCAAATTTCAGACTTGGAGTATAGTGCTCCAACATTGTTATCAGATCCTGCCACTTGTGAGGCACTTGCAAGCCTGGTTTTCTTTCTTGAACTAGTGCTTGAAGTGTTGTTGATACTTGGTAAATTACCCTGCTAATTGAGACTACCTTCCCATAGTTTAGGCTATTCCTTCTCTTCCATAATTCCCACACAATCCACGAAGGTAAGACCTGCATTATTGGCTTTATCCTAGGCAAAACTTGGGCAGTCCCGCACTTAGTAATAATTTGGTGCAAAGACAGCCCCTCCATATACATTCCTGCTCTCAATAAGAAGTCCCTCCACACTATAATAGCAGCCTTTGATGTGAAAAATAGGTGTACTAATGTTTCCTCCTTAGGATCAGCACAACACCAACACCTCGATGGCATGAAGTATCCCAGCCTTCGCATGAAGTCATCAAGAGGTAGTTTGGCTTTTCACACCTTCCACATAAAGAAGACTATTTTAAATGGCACTCCCTTCACCCTACTAGGATAGTCCCTCCATCGTAGGAATCCCAATCTGATTTGATACTGAAATTCCCTCTAGTTTCAAGCATCCAGTAGGGAGTATCTTGTACATTATTCATTACCGGAGTTCTGATCTTCTCCATAATGTGCATTGTATATTCTTCAGGCGGAGCCTCCAACAGTCTATCTACATTCCAAGAACCATTTTCAACCATATCGTATCCATTGTGAATGTCTTCATCTATCCCAAATTCTGgaggaaaaagaaaata encodes the following:
- the LOC138871288 gene encoding uncharacterized protein, which encodes MRRLGYFMPSRCWCCADPKEETLVHLFFTSKAAIIVWRDFLLRAGMYMEGLSLHQIITKCGTAQVLPRIKPIMQVLPSWIVWELWKRRNSLNYGKVVSISRVIYQVSTTLQALVQERKPGLQVPHKWQDLITMLEHYTPSLKFEKVIWEFPLEGWIKVNTDGSSRGNPGRSTIGYCLRDESGDVRYALGRVIAEGSNNKAEAVAIVEALRLCRTLNFTQIWLQTDSSLNRGIIETT